TCAGTCCCAGAGATGGTGGCAGCGTCTCTGGCTTTGGCTTTAGGCCCTACGCCTGGTGCCACACTGTCTGGCTGTGGACGTGGCTTCCGTCCCTGgggctggtgccagcctctcatagaatcataggatcatagaattgaTACAGTTAATCCTACAAGTTACAAGTTAGATATGTGGGCCCATGACCAAGTAGGATGTGTGGGTAAGATAGGGGAAGAACATCTTGGAATTAATTGCATACAAAAGGGAACACTGCCCAAAAAACCCCCGCTGGACcgaaagcagtgtgcaaactgcagggaaatggcaCATTGCTGGAAAAATCCTaccaagctgaatgatgggaacctgaCAAGTTGACCCTAGCAGATCCAttggttaaattgcagctaggagagcaggtttattttctggtgtattcgggtgcctcttaccacccggAGATGATTTTGCAGCAGTAGTAGGAGCgactgcccaacaagaaagaGCTTACCTTTCGGCATCAATTAAGTATAGGCTGAGAAAACaagtaggaatacatacatTCTTGTACATGCCAAGTTCTCCAAAACCGCtactctggcaagacttattagaacaaatggatcCAGAgcttaaattcaataaaactggagctaaggggCAAAGAGAATTAACTGATGGAAAATTGcaagtctggctttaacacaaactggaaaaacaatgttgtacccccagaagttacagaaatcttaaataaggAATGCTTAGGAGTGGGGGTATCAGGAATACCTGgcagagccaaaatgcagccctaatACAACACTCCAGTCATGCCGATGAAAATTGGacagcaagtgctatagtttggCACCAGATCtgagggcaagtaatagaattgttgaagGTATACACtccgtggtggcaaatccatacattttattaaccaagttagggaatgagtaggtggagtttaccttccAGAgttgaaggatgccttttctgcctggtttcgCCACAGGAAGCCAAAGGTtgtttgcctttgaataggagaCCACTAATACGAGAGGAAAGAGACTCggttaacctggacagtgttacccagaGCTGGGAGAACGGCCCAATGATTCTTGAGAACTGGTCAACTCATGAGCCTGAGATTTGGCTCCATCCCAtggtggaactttactgcagtaTGTGGATGCCACGGAAACAAAAAGAGGACTGCGTGCAATGAATTTCTTGCTTTAAATGATTATCaggtttctcaacagaaggcataAATAACTCAACGGCAAGTGACCCTATTTGGGATAGGAAGTTACAGCTGGGCCTTGAACCTTGAGGACTGCCAGGAAGGAAACAATCTGCCACACTCCAGAACCtcaaacagctgaggagctccagAGTCTCCTGGGGATGACCAGGTGGTGCCGCCTACCACTATGGAACACTGGTAAAACCCCTCCATGCCCTTTTGAAATCCTCTCCAAAGGTCCTCATACAGGTTGAGGAAGACAAATAACAACAAGGTTTACCTGTGGCAATTAGACACGGACTCCGTTGTTAGTGCACAACAAAAACTTTTATTGTGTGTGATGAACAATATGCACTTGGTCAGTATGCACTTATTAAACGTGACCCTCTTGCCAATGcgtgtggcagtgctggatcTTCCATCCTGCCCTGAAGTACATGACACTGGAGCTGGGCTTCTCCACTCTTCGCTGTCAAGCCACCTCAGGTTTGGTGGGGCTTGCCCATGGTCTTTATAGCCTCTGCTCACACCCATGCCAGGTGTACAAGCTAGACAACTCCTGACTGTGTTGAGAGGGTCTGTCTGACATGAATAGTTACaatctttcagcttttctgaaagaggaaaCTCTGTCCCTCCATGTCTGCTGAACTTGTTTACACCTCCCAAGGTCTTTTGCTAGTCAGGGCAAGGATGGCTTTATTTTCCACAGATTAAAGGAACGGGTGAGGTACCTGGGAAGCTAAGGGACCTGGGCAAATTAATAGAGGGGGCTTGCAGAGTATACGGAAACAGGGAttgtaaggaaagaaagaaattgggaAGAACAGTAGCAGTTGCACTAGAGCAGGATGATGTAGAAGCCAATactgtcaacccagcatctttccttagcgaaactcctggagaaccagtagGAACCCTTaggagatgcagaagacacctggtttttgtgttttaaatcagGACACATTATGCCTGTTGTGTTTTCCATACATTGCTTAACAAAGTCACCATCGGGAAATGGTTTGGATTTTCCTGCCGTCAGATTTGCTATCACATAACTAGCTTCTATAACAGAGCCCATTTGACTTTTGAAAATTACTCTGTTGAGGTTAAAGACATTCTAGTCTTTACAGTTCCACTGATTTGTCTCCATGAAGCATTTCTTGGTATGCATTGAACTtggcagcctggagaaggatcCGGGGAGACCTAAGAGCGGCCTTCAGTAGCTCAAGAGGGgctgcaagaaagaaggggacagagtctttaggttggacataaggaagaagtctgttACGATAAGGgtggcactggaacagagaCACTGAGGGACCGTGGGGCTCTCGGGAGCCCTGAGCACTGGGCGTCAGAGCCTGGGGATGGATGCCATAGAGGGCACCATCCCTGTCCCGTTCCAGGGGGACCGCTGCCACCCCCAGACCTTCCCTTGTGCTTTGTGGGGCTGCGCAGAGGAGGTCTCGAGGTGTCCTAGGGATGGCCCAGGGTCACTGTGCAGATGGGAtaggggctgtggctgctgtccCCAAGGAACACAcaccctgccctgggctgctgccagcccttctCCTGCCCGCAATCCTGGGGCACAAAccctgcagggacaaggcttCTCCGTGGTCAGTGACACCTTTTCACATCCTCTGCTGACCAGTGGGGTCCTCTGAAGACCAATGAAGATGTTGATGATCACCGACATCCTCCAAGGACCAATAAAGCCCTCAGCAAAGCCACACTCTGTGTGTCTGCGTCCTTGTCCCCAAGCTCAGCAGGGACCCCTCCCATCTGTCCCTGCCTGGCAGAGGCCACCCATAAGTGCTGGGAGGGGTCCCCAGCTCCATGCCCTGCACCCGTGGGACTCTATCCCCTCTCCACTGCCTGCTCCAAAATCCCTAAAGGACGAAGCTCCCCGTGCTGccaagcagccccagtaccctccctctgctctctcccagTTCCTCCTTCCAGTTCCTCCCAAACCCTTCACCCTTTGTTCCACCTTCTCCATGGCCACGATGTCTCCAGGTCGCTCTCCTTTTACCCCTCCCTTATCGCAGCCAACTGTCCCGCACTTGGATCTGCTTCAGCCCTCTTCCTTCAGTCCCGGTTCCCCTCCACCATTACCCAACATGCAGTCCCCAGATCCCCTCCCTTAGGCACCTCAAATCTCCTCTCTGATGACCGATGACACCCTCTGTTGATTAATGAAGCCCTCTGATGGTCAGGGAAGATCTCTCATGATCAGTGGAGCCCTCTGACAGCCAACAAAGCCTTCTGATGACCACTGACACGCTCTGATGGCCAGCAGGTTGCTGCTTCCTGTGCAGGAAAGGGAAGCAAAGGTTGAGAAAGAAGATTGTGACATCATTTGGTAGATAGCATGGTTTGCTCATCATGGCATAAAGATTTCTTTGGATTAATCAAGCACAGAATTCAGAGAGCAGCGTGACTGCATCACGCTTGTGTGTGCCtcccggtgcctgggactggctGCCTGATTATAAGTCCTCCTCAGCGATGCCGACCTGCTCCtcatggaggtgctgctgcccgggCACTCAGACTCTGCATGAGGTGGGCTGCACTGGAAGGACACTGAGTCACAATCCAGGCTAGCGACTGCCATGGCTGGTGGGCTCAGGTCAGCATCTTCAGCAGAGCCAAGAGACATGGGGGCAGGAACGCAGATGAGCGCCTTATCCCCATTGTTGTTCCTTATCCCCATTGTTGTTGTCATCAGAActgcagcgattcgtgcttcctgacagctctgcactgaaggACGTGCACAGCGCACCACTACTGGGCCTGGGTCTTCTGGGTCGAAACCGGTTAGATTCACCTAGGAACGAGCAGATGCACAGGGGTGAGCGTCAAACTGTCACTGTCCAAGGAGGCAATGCCTTGGTGTTGTTTTTCAAGCAGGCTTCAAGCAGCATGCAAGATGCTCACCGTATGGAGTTAGCAATAGCTGTTAATTAAGTGCCCTcaaatcattttccttcccaagGCTGCCTTTTTCCCcttagaagagaaaggaggagatggCAAGGAATGAAAGGCAGGTGAGGTCAGCTGTACAAAGTCCTTCAAAGGAAAACCAAGCTCTGGAGAGCACTGCCCTGATACCACTGCCTGACACAGATGGAGAAGCTGCTTCATTACCAAGACCAGCTTTTACTGCAGGGATGGCAGGCATCTGTGCTGTTGCTTATCTGCAGTCAGGAATGTCAGACTGCCTTTTTTTAAACCCGCAGTGACTCCTTCACAAAAGAGTATCAGTTTTTGATACTCGTTCTGCAAACTGGGCAAGAGTAACCTACAAAATGCTAACTGCTGCAGAGGACAGCTTGGAAGACAGCTGCTCCACACGCCCACCgtgccacagcagctccttgctgcgTGTGCCTGGGATAACTGGTTAGCTCCTGACAGCAATCAACTAACAGTGGGGAAGACAGCAGCACTTGCACAGATGGTTTTATGAGCACTAAACAAGCACAACTAAAACACTCAAGGGAGACTGTTTTAAAGCACAGTCATGGAATGTGTTTGTTACACTGAAGACTAAAGGATATCATTTCCAAATGGCATCAGGGAGAAGGCGGGATAAAACTCCCCGCTGGCCCACACTGCAGGATTTGTGCTGTGTTCTTctgcaaaaatgcacagttgCTGTTTGTAAATTTGGAAAGAGacagtgtatgggaactgctgaatcacggcctgaacctctgattgaccacctgaggcaagcactgagtcagccacaggggcacaggtgaatgcaatttcacctgagtgactggaaggggtggagcctggctcctagaccccatttaagggctgactcccaaggaggaaggctcTCTATCTGGAAGTCACTTCCCTGTGGATTCCTTCTGTGAGCCCATGACATGGGTaagttctttatttcattactctttTGTAAatgcgataatctctctggtcctatgCCTAgttaccttacaatctgtatacctgaTTGCTATCCAGGCAGTAAAATATACACCAAAAGGGTTGAGAAGTCAGAGTCTCCATAGCTACAGAAGGATGTTGGATGCCTTCCCTCTGTGGGAATGCTTGTGGGAAAGTGCCTTTACATAGTTTAAATGTCTGCCTTCtgacacaaaaacagaatggAGCCAGAAATGTATTCGTACTTCCATAGTAACAGTGTCAGAAGGAGACACTCTGAGACTTCTTGTAGGGGTGCCCATATACTGTCTTTCAAAAACTACTCAGGGGGAAAAAGGCACGAGAACGGTGTGCTCTGTCAGCTCCAGATCTTGAACAGGAGACCCAGTTAGGAAAGACAGAATTCCCAGTTAGGAATAACTGAAGATGTTATGTGCAGGCTTGAATGCTAGAAGGAGGTACAAGCacactgaaagcatgaattccatgcTGCCAAAAAGCAGTCTTTTGAAAGCTGGACttgcacccttacctgccacGGCCACGACTTTTGCTTCTGAGGGCTCCTGGGTCTGCGCTGCAATCTGTTTGGCCACAGAGGGTGATTTTCCCAGGCTGAAACAGGAATGCCAACTGCCAGCTGCTGATTTCTTCATCTCATTGGCTGGACTTTTTCTAGAgtgagaaaacagagggaatgGTGTGAGCTGTGgcgcagggtgagggaagagctgcgcTGAGCTCTTGCCAGCAGTTGCTTGTTCCTAGCCCTGCCTGGTTTCTGCTGACACACACCTTACAGACTCAGTCTCTCTCAAACAGTTGAGGATGTTTCCATTCTTATAGCTCCTCCCGCTGCCAGCCATGTTTAATTTCTAGCGCAAGCAACTCTGTCCTGTCCCACAGCTTTGCTAGAGGAGAACCAGAATGTGTTTCAGGCACGTGGTCCTGAAATCTGGAAAACCCCAGTGTTTCCAGGTACAGGTAGCACAGGCAAGGACAGACATCAGATGGCTTTATACGCCTCGTGACTGCCTGCCTAACAAGAAAGGAACGGTGCCGCTGtgtggctaaactgagcccaTGGGGCAGCTGTATGCTAGCTGAGTCCTCAGAGTCCAAAGTAAGTGGAAATTCGCTACTGCACTTCAGGCATGACTAGGATAACTTAGTTTCAGCAAGTTTTTGCAGCAGCAACATAATGGGGAAAAAGCCCACTCCAACAACTATGATaggtgctggaaaagaaacTCCTCTTTACCTTTCGGATGGAAAGCCACTGACCGGGTAAAATTTCCCCTGTAaagctgcggggccttcttccgCTTCAATCTCTCTGCTGTCTGACACAACGGGAGAGTTGCTGTGGCCTcgtctgtgcctgtgcctcctccagtgTGAGCAGCTTTGTGGAAGGAGAAGACACCCACAGGGACTTGCGCCGTGATAAAGAACTGTGTCCTGTAAAGGAAAACCACAGgtaagagggaggatcagaaagcagcagcacagccatcacagtccCGGGGGAGGTGCTGTATTCTGCTAAGACTTGGTTATCCTACCCACTGGAAGACAATGTCAGAGTAAGCACTTGGTGTTACAGATTCCCCCTTTGGATCTCTATGAAAACCCCAACTGAAACAGAATGAAGACCAGAACAGGTGTGCAGACGTTATGTGTATGCCAtgaggcccagggaagaggtaAATGAAAGACAGTGCCTTGTACTTACTGACAACTGCTCATACAGCCGGTCGGACAGCAGAGGGTttgggagctccctgaagtacattttgcagagggagctcacgctgtgaacgCCACAGACGTAGCTGTCCTGGGTTGGGTCAGGACTCTGCTCGGAGTCACATTCATGGCCGGGGAGAAGGACACAGCAACAGGCAGGGGAGGctgaagaaggggaaaacaacaaGTAGAAAGCAATACAAAATACAGTCAAGAAAAGGGAGGGGTTCCAGATTTACAGGAAGAAATAAGCACTCGGTCGCCAACAACACACAAGCCACGCTAGATGAGACGTTTCCAAAAGGGGGCCTCTTCTTTTGGCTAAGGCATTCCCAGTTACGCTGACAACTGGCTGCCTCGTCTACAATCACATGCCAGGAGCCCaaagcagccaggaggagcaggggctgctcagAAGGGCTCTGCAAAGATGAGCAAACGGGAAGGAGAGCTGACAGCGCAGTCCCAGAGCCTTCCAACGCTGCATCCTGGAGGAGAACTTCCTGCCCCAGCAAGTCTACTGAGCAGCCTGTGTTCTATCCAACAGCCACAAGCCTGGCGCACCACCGCTGCCTGCATGGAGCTGCCCTCTGAAGGCCCAGAACGTGGCACGTGCCCCATTCTGCCCCTactgacagctgtgtcagtCGCAGCACTCTGACCGCAGTTTGTGGATGTTGGACGCCACGCCGCACAGGCGGTacatcccctgcaccacgccgtgctgctcagtGCATCCAGCGCAGCTCTGgaggacctgggggactacacAACAAGTgccattgataaagatgttcaACAGGagcggccccagtaccgagccctgggggaaaCCACTCGTGACCGGCCGCCAGCTGGGTTGAACTCCACGGACCACAGCTCTTTGGCTCTTTTCCCATACCTCCCCGTTCTGCCCCGATCCCATTGTTTCGCCGCATCTTGCTGCGGATCTccgaccccacagccccactcacGGCCGCCGTAACCACAGCTCCGCCCCCCCACCTCCCGAGGAGGTCCCTGCGGGCGCTCCGTTCCCCCCCCAGCCGTGCGTGCaggctgcgctgcgctgcgcagGGACGCCGTCCCCGAGGCGAATGCGCATGCGTGGCAGCGGCTCCGTAGCAGCATGGTGTCTGTGCGCATGCGCTGGCGGTTCCTTTGGCGGCGTGTCGTCATCGGCCCGCGCCGGCCCGCGCTGTGTCGTCATCACCCTGAGCCCCgaagcggcggcggcggcggccgccatGCGGAAGTCGTGCCGGGTTCAACGCTGCTGCAGCGCCGccgggcagccccggggctccGAGCGCCGCTTCAGCTTCTCCGAGTGGGTGttcgggggtgggggggttgcgTGCTGCTCTGCGTTGGCCCCGTGGGGCCGCTGCGGTGCTCAGGGCCTCTGCTCGGCGGCGGGAGATGccctgtgcccccccacccAGGGTATTTCCCTGCCCTCacccccttctcctcccctcgcCCCCCACGAATCACCCCAAACCTTTCCAGTCCTTTCTTCTGACCCCCAGGGTCACACCGGCGCGCCCCCCCCCAGCTTTAGTTCCCCCATTCTGATCCCAGGAGTCCTTCCACCCCGCACCGCAGTGCCTCCCCTCAGTGCCCCTCCACCCGTTCTCCATTTTACACCAGGTTCCCTGTCTGCCCCCCCCAGTCCCCTATTCTAATTCCCAGTGTCCCTtgcccccctctcccctccactACTCTCCCTATGCTGTCCCCATCAGTccccccctcccagtcccctctaTCTGACCCACAGGTTTCCCTGTCATCCCCCCCCCCTAAACTATTCCCCCTACAATTCCCCCATTCTGATCCCTACagctcccttcccctctccaccTCAGTGTTCCTCCTAGTCCCCCATTTTGACCCCCAGAATCCCCAGACCCCCTCAAGTCCTCCCATTCTGCGCCCTAGAGTCCGCCACCCCCAGGTCCCGTCTGTCTGATCCCCAGGCTCCTCTGTcctcccttccagctctgctttctgaccCTTAGAGTCCCCTGTACCTCTTTGTTCCCCACTCCCTGACCCCTGGAGTCTGTTCCCCCATTTTGACCCCAAGTCCCACCCACCAGATCCCATTTTCACCCCTTAGTAGCCCCTCACGACCCTCGGTTCTCCCCTTCCACCCCTCCCTTCACCCCCAAGTGCCCTTTCTTTCTCCTAGCGACTCTGTtcatccttccccccccccccccccccccccaacctcccAAGTTTCTCCCCAGgccccctttccaccccacagAAGCCCCACTCACCCCTttctcagccccccccccccacagcacCCTCCAGACCCTCTTTCTTCCCAATGGCGGCCTCTACTCACCCCTTTTTTCACTCCTCATAACTCCCCCTCTACTCCCAGAtccccctttccaccccatagaagccacattcttcccttcccccccccaacccctcaaGTTCCCTTCCACAACGCCCCTGTCCACTCACAgcccccctttcctccccacagAAGCCTtgttcccctccttcccccccacaaccccttcTCTCCACCCCTAGACCCCCTTTTCTCATCACGGAAGCTCCTCACAATCCCCCGTCTTCCCCCTTCCACCCCTCCATCCACCTGCAGACCCCCTTTTCCTCCTTACTGAAGCCCCACGTCTACCCCTGGAGTCatgcagaaggatctggataTGTCCtggagggatttgggggaggCCAGGGAGCCCTGGACTCATCCAGAAGAGTCTGGAGATGTCCCAGAGGAGTCTTGGGGCATTCAGGGAGTCCTCATGTGGGTCTGGAGGGTTCTGGATTCCTCAGACGGGTCTGGAGATGCCCCGGAGGTGTTTTGGGGAGACCAGGGGGTCCTGGAGTCCTCCAGGAGTCTCAAGTGAGTGCTTTGGAAACAACCCCATGCAGTGACACatttcctccctgccccccgcacacacacacccactCCATCCTTGTGGGGTCGCCCTGAAGAACTCCcgtttttgttaaaataaaatattgattttgttttatcttttccccCCGCCTCCCTGCAGAAACTGACAGTTCCCACCGAAAAAGCCCCCTATGGCCACCAGGTGATGTGGGGAAAACCGCAGGTGACACCGGGACAACTGCCTGCCCCCACATTTGTCCCTGTCA
The DNA window shown above is from Gallus gallus isolate bGalGal1 chromosome 16, bGalGal1.mat.broiler.GRCg7b, whole genome shotgun sequence and carries:
- the LOC107049644 gene encoding rho GTPase-activating protein 32-like produces the protein MAAAAAAASGLRVMTTQRGPARADDDTPPKEPPAHAHRHHAATEPLPRMRIRLGDGVPAQRSAACTHGWGGNGAPAGTSSGASPACCCVLLPGHECDSEQSPDPTQDSYVCGVHSVSSLCKMYFRELPNPLLSDRLYEQLSDTVLYHGASPCGCLLLPQSCSHWRRHRHRRGHSNSPVVSDSREIEAEEGPAALQGKFYPVSGFPSERKSPANEMKKSAAGSWHSCFSLGKSPSVAKQIAAQTQEPSEAKVVAVAGESNRFRPRRPRPSSGALCTSFSAELSGSTNRCSSDDNNNGDKEQQWG
- the LOC112533561 gene encoding uncharacterized protein LOC112533561 isoform X2 gives rise to the protein MPCAPPPRKPHVYPWSHAEGSGYVLEGFGGGQGALDSSRRVWRCPRGVLGHSGSPHVGLEGSGFLRRVWRCPGGVLGRPGGPGVLQESQKLTVPTEKAPYGHQVMWGKPQVTPGQLPAPTFVPVTVEPGAIPTLIYAESSVSILKFREPGDAVSLTSPVSPAVLPAAVVQLEGCDILIKEACLQPDLVTLELSGAVTIMCHKDGDVVVYSAATRGDRV
- the LOC112533561 gene encoding uncharacterized protein LOC112533561 isoform X1, whose amino-acid sequence is MPCAPPPRTPFSSLLKPHVYPWSHAEGSGYVLEGFGGGQGALDSSRRVWRCPRGVLGHSGSPHVGLEGSGFLRRVWRCPGGVLGRPGGPGVLQESQKLTVPTEKAPYGHQVMWGKPQVTPGQLPAPTFVPVTVEPGAIPTLIYAESSVSILKFREPGDAVSLTSPVSPAVLPAAVVQLEGCDILIKEACLQPDLVTLELSGAVTIMCHKDGDVVVYSAATRGDRV